The DNA window TCTCCAATAATTACATTTCCAATACTTGTATGTCTAATATTTAAATTATGCCCTAGACCTAGATTTATATTTAATTTGTCATTAGCCTTTAATCCATAGCCTATATAATTATCAGTGTTAAAATTAATTTCCTTAACAGATAAATTAGCTTTTTCAGTTGATTTTTTATTTTCTCCACTTATTTTAGGACTTTCAAGTGTAAGTTTTGGATTATTTCTTACTTGATTTTCACTATCGTAACTAAGACATAGTCCATTTTTACAATAGAAATAATTAGGTCTAACTTTTTCTTTAAATGCCTTTATTATTTCACCTGGAATATTATTCTTATCTAATTCTTGGAATTCACTAGTTTTATAACTTCCATCAGCCTTGATTAAATAAATAGCATTCTGTGTAGTTCTGCTAATATCTTTATTAATTGAATTAGAAATATCAACACTAACATTTTTATAATTAAGTGTAGAATCTGAATTTATTCTTAATCCTAAATTTTCACCATAATTTAATTTGAATTTTAAATCAAATTCTTTTAATTTAATTTTTTTATTACTAGTAACAGTTTTAGTTACTTTATCTTTATATTTATTGACTTTACTTACATAAAGGTAATCTTTGTCTGAATCTTTTGTATGTTGCCAACTCCAATAAATATAGTTTTTTGCATATTCATCCATTGATTTTTCAAATTTAAATTCTTTGTCTTCTGTAACTACTGGAGCACTAGTTGTTGTTTCTTCACCGTACCCAATATTAGAAGACCCTTTAATTGAATATGTAAATTTAGATTTTACATTGCTTATTTCAAAATCATTATTACTTATTTCAATATAAGGTGATAAATTATATTTTATATTATTTGAATCAAATCCATAAATATCATCAACTAATATATCTTTTATGTGTTTGTACTCTGCTTCTTTTCTATTTTTTAATACGTATAAAATAGGTTCTTTAATATTATTCTTATAATAATCATTAGTTGTTTTAATTATTTTTCTAGTACCAACATTAAGTATATTATCTCCTGTATTAGCAATACCAAATTTAGCAACATAATTGTTATCTTCTTTTGATATACCTATTTGAGGCTTAACTTTAAAATTATATACTAATGGGTTTGCAACTAAGTCAAAATTAAATTTATTGTTTTTTCCGTGTAAATTAAGTTTTGCAAATCCAATATCAAATACAAATCTATATTTAAATACTTCATCTAATCTAGTACTAAGTTTTACATCACCACTTGTATTAAAGTTAAATATATCAAAATCAGTTGTTATTTTATCTATAATATCATTATCATCTAATAAGTATGTTACTTTTCCTGTATATATTGCATTAAACCCATCAAATTTATTATTTACTATACCAATAGGTAATTTGATTTCATTTGTTAAAATTAGATTTTTATTAGGTTTAGAACTTACAACTAATTTAGGGTAAACTATATTATATATATTGTACCAACTACTTTTAGCAGATTTTTCTTCTGTTTTAATATAGTCAGATGCATTAATGTTTCTTTTTACATTTTTATTTCCATTAGCAATTTCTTTGTCTATTAAAGCTTTTTCTGTTGTTTTAAGAGTATCTATTGCTTTTCCATCTTTTCCTATAGGTTTATTGTCCTTATCTCTAATAGCGACATTTTTTTTGTATTCTTTTCCATCTATTATTAGTTTAGGATTTTTAAGATAACCAAATTCTCCTATATGTCCTAATCCTAATTCAATTTCTACTTTATCTGATGCATTAAATCTATAACCTAAGTAATTATTTGTTGTTATATCATATAAATCATATTTAAATTCAGTATTCTTTTTAGAAAATGCATTTTTTGATTTTATTAATTCCGTACTAGAATTAAATATTAGCCCTTTTTTATTAACATTAAAATCTAAACCAAATTTATTTTTTATTTTTTCATAACTATAATTAGCATTTTTAATATTTATTTTTTCGTTTGAACTTGCTGATAATTTTACTAAATAATCGTCTTTTGCATAACCTACTTCAAATTTAAATATATCTTTACTCATTTTAGTAGCAGGTGCATCTTCAATATCTTTAACAATACTCTTTAAATTTTGATATAGTTCAAATTCATTTTTACCTTTTTCACTTCTATGTAAGTATATGCCCCTTAACATGTCAATTCCTGGCATTTCGTAAGGATCATTATATAAATTATCTCTAAGAGAATTTAAACCACCAAAAGCAATTTTAAATGCATTTCCAGCTATATTTTCTTTTTTGGAAAGTTCTTTAAGAATTTTGAAACTATTAGAGTGAATGTTTGATAATTCATTTAAAACATTTTTTTCAATATCATCACCTAAATAGTGCCATTTATTTAATTTTTCGTACTTACCGCTTTTATCTAAAATTTTTTTTGAAGGTTTTGTATTTTTCTCTTTTGTATTTGAACCACTATCTTCAAGTTTTGGTGTGATAGTTTCACCTAACATATGGGCTTTATCTAAACCATCAAAATATAAACGGTTAGGATCTGAAATTAAAGATAATTTTCCAAAATCCCAAGGTCTATCTCTTCTAGGTAGTGCACCTACAAAGTCATCAGGTATTTGATTCCAAATACCAATAGAAGAATATTTAGCATCAGGGTCAAATCCTATTCTTTCGTATAAATCACTTATTATATCTTTTGATAAATCAGTTCCTAATTTTTCAAAATCAACACCTCTAACCAAATCGTTTATAAGTGTAAGATCTGGAAGAAAATTACGCCCAGTAATATAATCAAGACCTTTTTTTAAAGGTGCATACTTTTTATCTCCAGCTAATATTTTGTCTGTTCTTTGTAAAACATATTTTACTGGTAAATCTCCATATAATGAACCTGAATATAGTCCTAGTATTCTACTAGTACCCTTATACCCAGAAACTTCTGCTTTTTCTAAATCTGCTCTATCTTTTTCATAATCATAATCTTTATCTGCAATCTTTTTTAATGTCCATTTTTTAAAATATTCTATTTTATTGTAACCAGGTGCAGCAGCTTTAAGATTTATAATTTCATCTTTGACATATACTTTCCTAGGGTCTGCATTAGGAACTCTTTCATAGCCTAGATTTAAGAAAAAACCATCTTTTTTTATCCTAAGTGTAGGACCTAAATGTACATATTTATCTTGCCCTTTAACATCAAATGTTATAGATGCTACACTATCTGGTAAAGGATTTAAACTAAATGCATAGTTTACTGCCTTATTTTTCGTTTCTTCTTCACTATCTAACTTGTCTAATCCGTATTTTTTGTTTACTTCACCTTTAATATATGAATAAATATAACCACTTAAATATTTATTACTGGAATTTATCCCTAATTTTAAGTTATTAATTTTATCATTATCTTTAACTGAAGTTTTACCTTGAATGTATGCACTAAGTCCAGAATAATCTTCTGAAAATTTTATATCAAATGTTTTATATAATCTTACTTTTTGCCCTAAATACTTAGTCGCTAAAAATAAATCTCTTTGATTAGGATTAACTATTGGTTGATATAAATTAGTATTATTTTTTTGCGGGGGCTTAGTATTAGGTTTATTAGTATTATTATTTATTTTTTCGTAATCTTCAAATTGTTTAGGTATAGCTAAATTTAATAGAGGTTTTACATAATCTACTCCATTGCTTAAATTGTCAACACCAAGCGAAGTTTCAAGACCCAAAGAAACTTCTGTTTTAAATTTAGCGGTACTTATTTGAGATACTAAAAAAATTAAAATCAAAATTTTTTTGTATACTTTCATTTTTTTCTCACTTTCATCTTTTTTTGGTTCACTTTGTGAACGACTTATGATAACATTAAAATCAAAAAAAATCAATGATATTTTTTAAACAGAATAAGTTTTCGCTGTATTTATTGAGAATTAAAAATCTTTATTTTATAAATTTTTAATAAAAAAAAGTCCATTTTTTACAAACAAACTATTTTTTATTTGGGTATATACTATTGTTCCCACTAGCAAAATATGCACATATACTAGCAATTATTAGGTAGGGGAGTATATTTATACCGAAAACCTCATAACCAATTAATATGGGGGTAATAAGCGTGTTAGAAGCTGCAGAAAAAACTACTGCATAACCAATTGAAGCCAATAAGTAAACTGGAATACCAAAATACATAGCAATCATTGCTCCTAAACTAGCCCCTATTGCAAATAAAGGTGTAACTTCTCCACCTTGATATGATAGAGAAAGTGTAAAGCATGTAAATATAATTTTAAGTAAAAAATCATAATTATTTATACTGATACCATTATTTTTAAATGACTCATATATTAAATTAGTTCCAAGACCTGCATATCTTGCACTGTCTACAAAATATATTGCAAATGATAATAATATTGACAAAATAAATACCATATAAATATTTTTTGATAAATATGGTTTTAAAAATTTGATTGTTTTTGTAAATATTATTGCCGCTATTGAAAACATTAGACTAGCAAATATTACAACTAGTAAAGTCTTAATATTAAAATTATAGACTTCATTTATTATATATTTAAAATGATATAGCCCTAAATACGAAGAAGTATAAGAAGCAATTAAACTTGCAAATACTATCATAAATATCCCTTGATATGAAAGTTTTTTTTCTTTATGATTAAACATAATTTCTATGGGAAATATCATTGCTGAAAGTGGAGTTCCAAAAAGCCCTGCAAACCCAGCACTCATACCCGCTAACATTGCTTCATGCTTATTTATTCCAAATTTTCTATATGTCATATTAGAAAAACTTGCACCTATTTGTACTGCTACACCTTCACGACCTGCTGATGCTCCAAATAAATGGGTAAGCCAAGTAGAAATCGTAATAAAAGGTATAAGTTTATTATCTATATGCTCGTTTTCTGTTTTATATGATAATTGAACTAAATTCATACCTTTTTTTAATCTTGGTGCATATTTAGAATACATGTAGTAAGTAACAGCACCAATAATAGGTAGTAAGAATATGATTTCTTTATGCATATCTCTATAATTAGAAACGGATATAAGAACAGTACCAAATATAGTAGTTATTATACCCATTATAATCCCTAATAATATTGTATAAACTATAAACATTAAAATTCAACCTTTACATTTGTATTAGCTTGCTCATTTGCTTCAAATAATTTTGCTTTTCTGAAATTAAATATTCCATAAAATAATGAGTTAGGGAATTTTTCAGTAAAAATATTCAATTCTCTACATGTAGCATTATAATATTTTCTAGCACTTAATATATCATTTTCAATTTCAGATAATTTTTCTTGTAAATTTAAAAATGAAGTATCTGCTTTTAATTCAGGGTATGCTTCAGTTAATAAAGATATATGTCTTAGAGCATCAGTAAGTTTGTTTTCATATTTTGCTATCTCTTCCACATTATCTAAATTTGTTAAATCCATATTAACTA is part of the Oceanivirga salmonicida genome and encodes:
- a CDS encoding LemA family protein, which gives rise to MKYIIIIVLVILIFMFLLVIKNKFVTLDNINKEAWSNIKVYLQQRLDLIPNLVNTVKGYSTHEKETLTAVIEARNKLVNMDLTNLDNVEEIAKYENKLTDALRHISLLTEAYPELKADTSFLNLQEKLSEIENDILSARKYYNATCRELNIFTEKFPNSLFYGIFNFRKAKLFEANEQANTNVKVEF
- a CDS encoding chloride channel protein, producing the protein MFIVYTILLGIIMGIITTIFGTVLISVSNYRDMHKEIIFLLPIIGAVTYYMYSKYAPRLKKGMNLVQLSYKTENEHIDNKLIPFITISTWLTHLFGASAGREGVAVQIGASFSNMTYRKFGINKHEAMLAGMSAGFAGLFGTPLSAMIFPIEIMFNHKEKKLSYQGIFMIVFASLIASYTSSYLGLYHFKYIINEVYNFNIKTLLVVIFASLMFSIAAIIFTKTIKFLKPYLSKNIYMVFILSILLSFAIYFVDSARYAGLGTNLIYESFKNNGISINNYDFLLKIIFTCFTLSLSYQGGEVTPLFAIGASLGAMIAMYFGIPVYLLASIGYAVVFSAASNTLITPILIGYEVFGINILPYLIIASICAYFASGNNSIYPNKK